From Drosophila yakuba strain Tai18E2 chromosome 2L, Prin_Dyak_Tai18E2_2.1, whole genome shotgun sequence, one genomic window encodes:
- the LOC6528063 gene encoding NADH dehydrogenase [ubiquinone] flavoprotein 1, mitochondrial gives MAAIVRFNLLTKPQIVAALPASLHVQRFQSTQAPPPGTPPPQTKTKFGPLADEDRIFTNLYGRHDWRLKGALKRGDWYKTKEIVLKGADWIVNEIKTSGLRGRGGAGFPSGMKWSFMNKPGDGRPKYLVVNADEGEPGTCKDREIMRHDPHKLVEGCLIAGRAMGAQAAYIYIRGEFYNEASNMQLAIAEAYQAGLIGKNACGTGYDFDVFMHRGAGAYICGEETALIESLEGKQGKPRLKPPFPADVGVFGCPTTVTNVETVAVAPTICRRGGVWFAGFGRTRNSGTKLFNISGHVNRPCTVEEEMSIPLKELIERHCGGVTGGWDNLLGVIPGGSSTPIIPKNVCDDVIMDFDGLIAAQTSLGTAAIIVMDKSTDVIKAIARLISFYKHESCGQCTPCREGIGWMNKIMTRFVKGDAQPAEIDMLWEISKQIEGHTICALGDGAAWPVQGLIRHFRPEIEKRMQLHAKRASN, from the exons ATGGCTGCAATTGTGCGatttaatttgttaacaaaGCCGCAGATTG TTGCGGCTTTGCCGGCCAGCCTGCATGTGCAGCGGTTCCAGAGCACCCAGGCCCCGCCTCCGGGCACTCCTCCGCCACAAACGAAGACCAAGTTTGGTCCGCTGGCGGACGAAGACCGCATCTTCACCAACCTCTATGGACGACACGACTGGAGGCTAAAGGGAGCTTTAAAGCGCGGCGACTGGTACAAAACCAAGGAGATCGTGCTGAAGGGGGCAGACTGGATCGTTAACGAGATCAAAACCTCCGGCCTGCGCGGTCGTGGAGGAGCTGGCTTTCCCAGTGGCATGAAGTGGTCCTTCATGAACAAGCCCGGCGATGGACGCCCCAAATACTTGGTGGTGAATGCCGATGAGG GAGAGCCTGGCACCTGCAAGGATCGCGAGATCATGCGCCACGATCCACACAAGCTGGTGGAGGGCTGTCTGATTGCCGGACGCGCCATGGGCGCCCAGGCTGCCTACATCTACATTCGTGGCGAGTTCTACAACGAGGCTTCCAACATGCAACTGGCCATTGCCGAGGCCTACCAGGCCGGTCTGATCGGAAAGAACGCTTGCGGAACAGGCTACGACTTCGATGTCTTCATGCACCGAGGCGCTGGAGCTTACATTTGCGGCGAGGAGACTGCTCTCATCGAATCGTTGGAAGGAAAGCAGGGAAAGCCGCGCTTGAAGCCGCCATTCCCCGCCGACGTTGGCGTCTTCGGATGCCCAACCACAGTTACCAATGTGGagactgttgctgttgcaccaACTATTTGCCGCCGTGGCGGTGTATGGTTCGCCGGTTTCGGTCGCACCCGTAACTCGGGCACCAAGCTCTTCAATATTTCGGGTCATGTCAACAGGCCCTGCACTGTGGAGGAGGAAATGTCCATCCCACTGAAGGAGTTGATTGAGCGCCACTGCGGAGGCGTCACCGGTGGATGGGACAATCTGCTGGGCGTCATTCCCGGCGGCTCTTCCACCCCCATCATACCCAAAAATGTCTGCGACGATGTTATTATGGATTTCGATGGCCTAATCGCCGCGCAGACATCGCTGGGCACTGCGGCTATCATCGTTATGGACAAGTCCACGGATGTGATAAAGGCAATTGCCAGGCTAATTTCCTTCTATAAGCATGAGAGCTGTGGCCAGTGCACGCCATGCCGAGAGGGAATCGGTTGGATGAACAAGATCATGACTCG ATTCGTTAAGGGTGACGCCCAGCCCGCTGAGATTGATATGCTGTGGGAGATTTCCAAACAAATCGAGGGACACACTATTTGCGCGCTTGGTGATGGTGCCGCCTGGCCAGTCCAGGGCCTCATTCGTCACTTCCGGCCCGAGATCGAGAAACGTATGCAACTGCATGCGAAGCGCGCCAGCAATTAA
- the LOC26535966 gene encoding uncharacterized protein LOC26535966, whose product MLYKSLVLCLVTIWFISAHSDAKEYQFIPARCEEQPGVGQQIGGPLSICSFPPNYEKPDSEDIEAVIKHIKSLQLN is encoded by the exons ATGCTTTACAAATCTCTGGTGCTTTGCTTGGTGACTATTTGGTTCATTTCGGCGCATTCCGATGCCAAGGA ATATCAGTTTATCCCCGCTCGATGCGAGGAGCAGCCAGGAGTCGGTCAGCAGATTGGCGGTCCTTTAAGCATATGCAGCTTTCCACCAAACTATGAAAAGCCAGATTCGGAGGACATTGAGGCCGTGATTAAACACATAAAGAGcttgcaattaaattga
- the LOC6528064 gene encoding 5-hydroxytryptamine receptor, translating into MNRDNLQQWWENSYRRHHPEPTYDLGLDSAELHLALQEPSQLPADYDYGNFSLDNPYDVDSAHSITPLTLLLLAVSYGLVVFGGVVGNSTLVLTLCSASSVRLRNPLLLAVCIADLLVTGISAPVTLLNLAMNRRTRSLPLVLCKVIHYVQVMPVSASTISFFMLSLDRYATVKHPRLAQLRQRRYLHVSLALFSWFASAAISTPFLFAYKIIAKSMVVKGGGAANTTPNPVSISCTSDLGANAMFMSFIIFHTIAVFVLPGIGVLLNHYGVRRKLCALSLTARAAHGELPLPIPILRRQTHMVIVTGCPNAQQAACGGGTTADDTSNGNGTGPGGGPMAVSPGDIQLHTLQPRQPGSAGSALEPGSYRSSNPISPRAMREIRAHSQRQRINRAGRGPATPGIPLPQTSTLRSRRHLANMLIASAVIFIACWSPHVFCIFYKNFGSNQQCSQTSVYFSLLLGYFYSAISPVIYWALNHNSLRQSPCAPIIRLRSMQNFLRSRFRTHTAPPPPSSTNEAALGAFNPKLIKLTPKQYRAQASSHYLY; encoded by the exons ATGAACAGAGACAATCTGCAGCAGTGGTGGGAGAACTCGTACCGGCGCCATCATCCGGAGCCCACTTATGACCTTGGCCTGGACTCCGCGGAGCTGCACCTCGCCCTCCAGGAGCCCAGCCAGCTTCCCGCGGACTACGACTATGGCAACTTCAGTCTGGACAATCCGTATGACGTGGACTCGGCGCACTCCATTACCCCGCTGACGCTGCTCCTGCTTGCGGTCAGCTATGGCCTGGTGGTATTCGGAGGCGTCGTTGGCAACTCCACGCTGGTTCTGACCCTCTGCTCCGCCTCCTCGGTGCGCCTGCGCAACCCGCTACTGCTGGCCGTCTGCATTGCCGATCTCCTGGTCACCGGCATCTCTGCTCCGGTCACGCTCCTCAATCTAGCGATGAATCGCCGGACGCGCTCGCTGCCCTTGGTGCTGTGCAAGGTCATACACTACGTTCAG GTCATGCCCGTTTCGGCCAGCactatttcgtttttcatgCTCTCGCTGGACCGCTACGCCACAGTCAAGCATCCGCGATTGGCGCAGCTCCGGCAGCGGCGCTACTTGCACGTCTCCCTGGCGCTGTTCTCCTGGTTCGCCTCGGCGGCCATCAGCACTCCCTTCCTGTTTGCCTACAAGATCATCGCCAAGTCGATGGTGGTCAAGGGCGGTGGGGCGGCGAACACCACGCCGAATCCGGTCAGCATCAGTTGCACCTCTGACCTGGGCGCCAACGCCATGTTCATGTCCTTCATCATCTTTCACACCATCGCTGTGTTCGTGCTGCCAGGCATTGGCGTGCTGCTCAACCACTACGGCGTCCGACGCAAGCTCTGCGCCCTGTCGCTGACGGCTCGGGCTGCCCACGGCGAGCTGCCCCTGCCCATTCCCATCCTGCGGCGCCAGACCCACATGGTGATCGTGACGGGCTGCCCCAACGCCCAGCAGGCGGCCTGCGGTGGGGGCACCACGGCGGACGACACCTCGAACGGGAACGGCACGGGCCCCGGCGGCGGTCCCATGGCCGTCAGTCCAGGAGACATCCAGCTGCACACCCTGCAGCCGCGCCAGCCAGGCTCCGCCGGATCGGCCCTCGAACCGGGCTCCTACCGCTCTAGCAATCCCATATCGCCCAG GGCCATGAGGGAGATTCGCGCCCACTCGCAGCGACAGCGCATCAACCGAGCAGGCAGGGGACCAGCGACACCCGGCATCCCACTGCCCCAGACCTCCACGCTGCGGTCGCGAAGGCACCTGGCCAACATGCTCATCGCCTCGGCAGTGATCTTCATTGCCTGCTGGTCACCGCACGTCTTCTGCATCTTCTACAAGAACTTCGGCAGCAATCAGCAGTGCAGTCAGACCTCCGTTTACTTCAGCCTCCTGCTAG GCTACTTCTACTCGGCCATCAGTCCGGTGATCTACTGGGCGCTCAACCACAATTCGCTTCGACAATCTCCCTGCGCGCCCATCATCCGCCTGCGCTCCATGCAGAACTTCCTGAGGTCGCGCTTCCGGACGCACACCGCCCCGCCGCCTCCCTCGTCCACCAACGAGGCGGCACTGGGGGCCTTCAACCCCAAGCTGATCAAGCTGACACCGAAACAGTATAGAGCTCAGGCCTCTTCGCATTATCTCTACTAG